The genomic DNA ATCCGCAATTTGACAAAAAGAAAAATCCTTATTTAAATTTTGAAGAAGCTTATAAATTTGGGATGGATATACTGGCTCTTTTTCAAGACGCTATGGAAAAGTTACCTCAAAGAGTTGTAGTTCATAAACGAACCCCTTTTAAGAATGATGAGATTAAAGGTATAACAAACGCATTAAAGCAAGCAGGAATATCAGAAATTGATTTGATCACAATCACTCAAGAATATGATTTAAAGTTTATTGCAGAGAAGATTATGTATGGTCAATTTCTTGAAGATGGATATCCTGTTGATAGAGGAACTTGCATTAAACTATCATCGAGAAATGCTTTGTTATGGACACATGGAGTAGTTCCCTCAATACAGTCAAATCGTAGATACTACCAAGGAGGACGTTGTATTCCTGCTCCTTTAAAAATTACCAAATACTATGGACATGGAGATTTGGAAACTATTGCTAAAGAAATTCTAGGATTTACAAAAATGAATTGGAACTCGTTTAATCTATATACAAAGTTACCTGCTACAATTGACACTTCTAATACATTGGCGCAGGTGGGAAACTTGTTAAGACAATATAATGGTGTAACATACGATTACCGTTTCTTTATCTAAAAAGTAGCTCGCCATAAACAGTCTTCATTTATGGCGGACTACTCGATTATAAATTCTGTTGTATCGAAAAGATTCTATACAATTTACACTACCTATCACACAAAGGTCGTAAGCATCCGATAAAGTACACATTGTAGACCTAAAAACTCTTCTATTACTTTGCGTTCAAAAACGTAGTTATGAAACGATCAATGAGTAAAGAAGAGTTTTTAGCGCTATATCAGCGCCAACAGTCCAGCGGACTAACCATAAAGGATTTCTGTGATAATGAATCGTATCCTGCTTCCTGTTTTCATTATTGGAAGAAGAAATATGGATTGAGTCACCCATATACCAAACACACCGAACCTACAGGTGATTCGTTTATCCCTCTTAATATTAATCATACTCCTGCCATTCCCACTTCATCATGTGGTGACAGGCATGTAACCATAGAACTTCCATCCGGCATAAAGATCCACCTCAACATCCTAAGTAATCCGGAGATTATTTATGGCCTGATCAGTAAATTATGTAGCCATGTTCTGCCTGAATGATACGATGCGCTACTTCCTGTGTCCCGGGAAGACAGATATGCGCAAAGGAATAAATTCCCTTTGTGGGCTTGTTCATGATAAAATGGGATATGACGTTCGACTTGGCGATGTGTTTATCTTTGTCAACCGAAGCAGAACAACCATGAAACTTCTGCATACCGAAGACGGAGGTATGGTTTTATACATAAAACGCCTTGAGGAAGGTACCTTTAGACTTCCTTCCTATGATAGTGAAAGCCGTTCCTATCCCATGGAATGGCGTGATTTAGTACTGATGGTGGAAGGCATAACCGATAATCCGAGTGATAGACTCAAACGTCTTAAAGCCGGTCGAAAAGAAGGATTTTATTGATTAAAAAGAGCTTCCTAAACTTGTATAGCTGTACGATTTTCAGTATCTTTACATTATAATAAGATACTAAAAAGAATGATTCATACAGATACGATGGAACTAATAATCAAGAATCAACAGGAGCAAATAAAAGGGCTTCTGGAGACAAATCGTACCCTTGTAGAATCAAATCAGAAACTTATGGAACAGACGGGAGAACTGCAGCAAAAAGTACAGGAACTCCTGTCGCAAGTAGCCTGGTTAAACAGACAGCTTTTCGGCAGAAAGAGTGAAAAGCTGGCATCCTTGGATCCCAACCAGCTTGCCTTGTTTGATACCTTGGCTAATCCCAGGCAAGAGGAAACGGATCTTGTGGAGACTGGCGTAGGCACTAGGACATGTAAACCGGACGGAAAGAAAAAAGAATCCCGCCGTAATCGGGAACTGTTAGAGGGGCTGCCCGTTGTGGAAGTCATTGTCGAACCTGATAATGTGGATCTGAATCGATATCGTCGTATAGGTGAAGAGCGCACACGTACGCTTGAATTTGAACCGGGAAAGCTATATGTCAAAGAGACAGTACGTCCCAAATACGGACTCAAAAATAATTTAAGTCTTCCCAAAGAGGGTGAAAGCGGTGTCATAATAGCACCGCTTCCACCTTCCCCTATATACAAATGTCTGGCAGGACCTTCCTTGCTAGCCGAAATACTTCTGCAGAAATATGAATATCATGTTCCCTTTTACCGTCAGGTAAAGGAATACAGACATTTGGGTGTACGACTGCCGGAAAGTACTTTAAGCGGGTGGTTTAAGCCAGTATGTGAGTTATTAAGTCCTCTTTATTCGGAATTAGTAAAGCTCGTAACGGGCAGCGGATATGTTCAGGTCGACGAAACCACAGTACGGGTCATCAACAAAGGAAAGGGAAAAACCGATAAGGAGTATTTATGGATGGTCAGGGCAGCTATGGAAAAACTGGTCATCTTCCATTATGATGACGGTTCCCGATCCGGACAGACAATCAGAAATTTATTAAAGGACTTCAAAGGATATCTTCAAAGTGACGGATACAGTGCCTACAATGCGTTTGATGGCACTAAGGACGTGTGCCTTATTGCCTGTCTGGCCCATATCAGAAGACATATGGAGCTGGCACTGGATGAAAATAGATCACTTGCTGAATATGCTCTTAAACAAATACAGGAACTATATCATATTGAGCAGATAGCAGATGCCCGGAAACTCGATGCGCAGGGACGATGTGCACTCCGCCAGCGTTTGGCAACTCCCATACTTGACTCCTTTGAAAAATGGATGGAACAGACTTATGGCAAAGTACCACCAAGAAGTCGCATGGGACAAGCTATTACCTATACTTATCCTCTTTGGCCAAGAATGAAGAATTACCTGAAAGATGGAAATCTGAAAATCGATAATAATCTGGCGGAAAATGCGATTAGACCACTTACTTTGTCCAGAAAGAACTTCCTCTTTTGTGGTAACCACGAGGCAGCTGAAAATACAGCAATCATATGCTCACTATTAGCTACCTGTAAAGCACAGGAAATTAACCCAAGGGAATGGCTGAATGATGTCATAGCCAAACTTCCATACTATCTGGAAAGAGACTCCGGGAAAAATGTTCGTGAACTTCTTCCGGATGTTTGGAAGTTAGAGAAATCCAACACGAATCCAATTGGAGTTTAAATATTTATGTTAAAGAATAAAAGACACTGTCCAGAATTTTGTGTAAATGAAAACAGGATTCAGTTGTAAGTTTGTTCTTATATCTGGATTCTGTTTTCAAACATAAGCATAAATTGATTCATAATCAAGCCCCAGTTTGAAATAGGCATTGTCCATTTCTTTTCAATCTCCATAAGCGAAAGATATACGGTCTTTTTTACAGCATCGTCCGAAGGAAATGAAAGTTTTGATTTCGTGTACTTTCTGATTTTTCCATTCAGGTTCTCAATGAGATTGGTTGTGCAG from Parabacteroides merdae ATCC 43184 includes the following:
- the tnpA gene encoding IS66 family insertion sequence element accessory protein TnpA, giving the protein MKRSMSKEEFLALYQRQQSSGLTIKDFCDNESYPASCFHYWKKKYGLSHPYTKHTEPTGDSFIPLNINHTPAIPTSSCGDRHVTIELPSGIKIHLNILSNPEIIYGLISKLCSHVLPE
- the tnpB gene encoding IS66 family insertion sequence element accessory protein TnpB (TnpB, as the term is used for proteins encoded by IS66 family insertion elements, is considered an accessory protein, since TnpC, encoded by a neighboring gene, is a DDE family transposase.), producing the protein MRKGINSLCGLVHDKMGYDVRLGDVFIFVNRSRTTMKLLHTEDGGMVLYIKRLEEGTFRLPSYDSESRSYPMEWRDLVLMVEGITDNPSDRLKRLKAGRKEGFY
- a CDS encoding IS66-like element ISBvu3 family transposase; amino-acid sequence: MIHTDTMELIIKNQQEQIKGLLETNRTLVESNQKLMEQTGELQQKVQELLSQVAWLNRQLFGRKSEKLASLDPNQLALFDTLANPRQEETDLVETGVGTRTCKPDGKKKESRRNRELLEGLPVVEVIVEPDNVDLNRYRRIGEERTRTLEFEPGKLYVKETVRPKYGLKNNLSLPKEGESGVIIAPLPPSPIYKCLAGPSLLAEILLQKYEYHVPFYRQVKEYRHLGVRLPESTLSGWFKPVCELLSPLYSELVKLVTGSGYVQVDETTVRVINKGKGKTDKEYLWMVRAAMEKLVIFHYDDGSRSGQTIRNLLKDFKGYLQSDGYSAYNAFDGTKDVCLIACLAHIRRHMELALDENRSLAEYALKQIQELYHIEQIADARKLDAQGRCALRQRLATPILDSFEKWMEQTYGKVPPRSRMGQAITYTYPLWPRMKNYLKDGNLKIDNNLAENAIRPLTLSRKNFLFCGNHEAAENTAIICSLLATCKAQEINPREWLNDVIAKLPYYLERDSGKNVRELLPDVWKLEKSNTNPIGV